A single window of Eucalyptus grandis isolate ANBG69807.140 chromosome 1, ASM1654582v1, whole genome shotgun sequence DNA harbors:
- the LOC120286572 gene encoding uncharacterized protein LOC120286572, whose product MVEGKISTGGAKKFPPRKDKEAAIEVALVQEPHFPRPTATPAHKPTMVPGSSSQAFDNGKMPFRKGFSPLPRPLSKLLPMLLEKRMVAKEVPRDNPPRFAGFNITKTCEYHMGEMGHDVDNCHMLRYKVQQLLDKNILTFREAQPNVQQNPLPNHVRGVNSISEDTRASQQPLVLDASESYESLVLVGYYEGQEDVTLEERLNRVRRMITMGVIRRGEEEEKVVSVTMPSSFRSSFYNFAGMPRARKAMHGILKTPALYEEGLIAMITPMVIELSDEELVGDIELEIAEPTVIDLMVEEMSTIEVTGGNTMPVTIELPPQEEDGMVMLEYPPKFDSKAVPWGYGTNEVDAVTRSGRCYAPDKGIEKKAVTEEEAKQFLAVVKSSEFNVVDQLRKLPAQISLLELFKSSEKHRDILLKVLNEVHVPESIDEVQLEEFVGAVLLKDQISFTDEDLPPDGPNHTKALHISVKHESTLVCRVLIDNGSALNICPLATLHRLGIDLGRIRTSKSTVRAFDGMKKDVIGEIELELLIGPVLFQAVFQVLDIPSAFNFSARRPWIHTKKRCGCLRPPSKVRFVVDNGLITIHGESDFKIYHETAIPYVEPSVPRNPAFKPSSWYPWSMYL is encoded by the coding sequence ATGGTTGAGGGAAAGATTTCAACCGGAGGCGCGAAGAAATTCCCACCAAGAAAGGATAAGGAGGCCGCAATTGAAGTAGCACTTGTGCAAGAGCCCCATTTCCCTCGGCCAACCGCAACACCCGCGCACAAGCCTACGATGGTTCCAGGTAGTTCATCACAAGCATTCGATAATGGCAAGATGCCGTTTCGAAAGGGGTTTTCTCCACTACCACGCCCGCTGTCAAAGTTATTGCCCATGCTTCTTGAAAAGAGGATGGTCGCAAAGGAGGTGCCTAGAGATAACCCCCCAAGGTTCGCCGGATTCAATATAACCAAGACCTGTGAATATCACATGGGAGAAATGGGGCATGATGTAGATAATTGTCACATGCTAAGATACAAAGTTCAACAGCTTCTAGACAAGAACATATTGACTTTCAGGGAAGCTCAGCCCAATGTGCAACAGAACCCTCTACCAAATCATGTAAGGGGAGTGAACTCAATTTCCGAGGACACACGGGCGAGTCAGCAACCTCTAGTACTGGATGCTTCCGAGTCGTATGAATCCCTAGTGCTAGTGGGATACTATGAAGGCCAGGAGGATGTGACCCTAGAAGAGAGATTGAACCGCGTCCGTAGGATGATAACCATGGGAGTAATCAGAcgcggagaagaggaagagaaggtcGTATCCGTGACAATGCCATCATCATTCCGCTCATCTTTCTACAACTTTGCTGGTATGCCTCGGGCGAGGAAGGCTATGCATGGAATTTTGAAGACCCCAGCTTTATACGAGGAAGGGTTGATAGCTATGATTACCCCAATGGTGATTGAATTGTCCGATGAGGAGCTCGTAGGCGATATCGAGCTGGAAATTGCTGAACCCACAGTGATCGACCTTATGGTCGAAGAGATGTCGACAATCGAAGTCACGGGAGGAAACACAATGCCGGTCACGATTGAATTGCCTCCCCAGGAGGAAGACGGAATGGTAATGCTGGAGTATCCTCCCAAATTCGATTCCAAAGCTGTACCTTGGGGTTACGGAACAAATGAGGTAGATGCTGTCACGCGATCAGGCCGCTGTTACGCACCTGATAAGGGAATAGAAAAGAAGGCCGTGaccgaggaggaggcaaagcaaTTTTTGGCGGTAGTAAAGTCTAGTGAGTTCAACGTGGTGGATCAACTGCGGAAGTTGCCGGCTCAAATCTCCCTCCtagaattattcaaatcttccgAGAAGCATAGGGACATCTTGCTAAAAGTCCTTAACGAGGTGCATGTGCCAGAGTCAATTGATGAAGTCCAATTAGAGGAGTTCGTTGGGGCCGTTCTATTAAAAGATCAAATTTCCTTTACTGATGAAGATCTCCCCCCCGATGGTCCTAATCATACCAAAGCGCTACATATCTCGGTGAAACATGAAAGCACTCTTGTTTGCAGAGTATTGATTGATAACGGTTCGGCACTCAATATATGCCCGTTGGCCACTCTCCACCGTCTTGGCATTGACCTTGGGAGAATCCGTACTAGCAAGTCGACTGTACGGGCTTTTGATGGGATGAAGAAGGATGTGATAGGGGAAATTGAGCTTGAGCTGCTAATTGGCCCTGTACTTTTCCAAGCCGTGTTCCAGGTGTTAGATATACCAagtgcttttaatttttctgctAGGAGACCGTGGATCCACACAAAGAAAAGGTGCGGTTGCCTCCGGCCTCCATCGAAAGTACGATTTGTGGTGGACAATGGGCTTATCACGATCCATGGAGAATCCGACTTCAAGATCTATCACGAGACAGCCATCCCCTATGTGGAGCCGAGTGTACCGAGGAATCCAGCTTTCAAACCCTCGAGCTGGTATCCATGGTCCATGTACCTGTAG